One segment of Panicum virgatum strain AP13 chromosome 1K, P.virgatum_v5, whole genome shotgun sequence DNA contains the following:
- the LOC120663874 gene encoding porphobilinogen deaminase, chloroplastic-like yields the protein MVSLRCTTAHHSLLGSPTCLAGPRRRARPVVRAAAAVEAGAQAKVSLIRIGTRGSQLALAQAYETRDKLKAAHSELAEEGAIEIVIIKTTGDIVLDKPLADIGGKGLFTKEIDEALLNGMIDIAVHSMKDVPTYLPEGTILPCNLPREDVRDAFISLTANSLGELPAGSIIGSASLRRQSQILRRYPSLKVVNFRGNVQTRLKKLEAGGVHATLLALAGLKRLNVAESATSLLSVDEMLPAVAQGAIGIACRSNDDKMMEYLSSLNHEDTRLAVSCEREFLAVLDGNCRTPIAAYAYRDKDGNCSFRGLLASPDGSKVYETARSGPYSFDDMVAMGKDAGHELKAKAGPDFFDHLQHLQ from the exons ATGGTGTCGCTGAGGTGCACCACCGCGCACCACTCCCTCCTCGGCTCGCCGACCTGCCTCGCGGGCCCGCGCCGGCGGGCGCGCCCCgtcgtgcgcgccgccgccgccgtcgaggccggCGCGCAGGCCAAGGTCTCCCTCATCCGGATTGGGACGCGCGGAAG TCAGCTTGCTCTTGCACAAGCCTATGAAACTCGAGACAAACTGAAAGCAGCACACTCTGAGTTAGCTGAGGAGGGGGCTATTGAGATTGTCATCATAAAGACCACTGGGGACATTGTGTTGGACAAACCTCTTGCAGATATTGGAGGAAAGGGTTTATTCACCAAGGAGATAGATGAAGCACTCTTGAATGGAATGATTGACATTGCGGTTCACTCAATGAAAGATGTCCCGACATATCTTCCCGAAGGAACAATATTGCCCTGTAACCTCCCACGAGAGGATGTCAGAGATGCATTCATAAGCTTGACTGCAAATTCACTTGGAGAGCTTCCTGCTGGTAGTATAATCGGAAGTGCTTCCCTGCGGAGACAATCTCAGATTCTACGTAGATATCCATCACTCAAA GTAGTTAACTTCAGAGGAAATGTTCAGACACGGTTAAAGAAACTCGAGGCAGGAGGTGTCCATGCTACATTGTTGGCACTGGCTGGACTAAAGCGGCTAAATGTGGCAGAAAGTGCAACATCTTTATTATCAGTGGATGAAATGCTCCCTGCAGTTGCCCAAGGTGCTATTGGAATAGCTTGCCGAAGCAATGATGACAAAATG ATGGAGTATTTGTCCTCATTGAACCATGAAGATACCAGATTAGCTGTTTCATGTGAAAGAGAATTCTTGGcggttcttgatggtaactgccgAACTCCAATTGCGGCCTATGCTTATCGTGATAAGGATGGGAATTGCTCATTCCGAGGTCTATTGGCCTCACCTGATGGATCTAAAG TATACGAGACCGCAAGAAGTGGACCGTACTCTTTTGATGACATGGTTGCTATGGGCAAAGATGCTGGTCATGAGCTGAAGGCAAAGGCTGGCCCTGACTTCTTTGATCACTTGCAACACTTGCAATGA